Proteins from a genomic interval of Enterococcus faecium:
- the deoC gene encoding deoxyribose-phosphate aldolase: protein MELNRMIDHTILKADASKEAVMQIIEEAKKYHFYSVCINPAWVALAKEQLQGEPVAVCTVIGFPLGANTPETKAFETTDAINNGADEVDMVINIGALKSKDDQQVQKDIEAVVEAAKDRALVKVIIETSLLDREEIIRACEIAKAAGADFVKTSTGFSTGGAKVEDVRLMRETVGPEMGVKASGGIHNEEEAMAMIEAGATRIGTSAGVAIVSGSTGEGY, encoded by the coding sequence ATGGAACTAAACCGAATGATCGACCATACTATTTTGAAAGCAGACGCATCTAAAGAAGCTGTGATGCAAATTATCGAAGAAGCAAAAAAATACCATTTTTATTCTGTCTGCATCAATCCAGCATGGGTTGCGCTAGCGAAAGAACAATTACAAGGTGAGCCAGTAGCCGTATGTACAGTAATCGGGTTTCCTCTAGGAGCAAACACACCCGAGACAAAAGCATTTGAAACAACAGATGCCATCAATAACGGTGCAGATGAAGTCGATATGGTCATCAATATCGGTGCTTTGAAATCAAAGGATGATCAACAAGTCCAAAAAGATATCGAAGCAGTTGTTGAAGCAGCAAAAGATCGTGCGCTTGTCAAAGTTATTATTGAAACATCGTTATTAGATAGAGAAGAAATCATCCGAGCTTGCGAAATAGCAAAAGCTGCAGGCGCTGATTTTGTCAAAACATCAACTGGTTTCTCAACAGGCGGAGCAAAGGTAGAGGATGTCCGTTTGATGCGTGAAACTGTAGGACCAGAAATGGGTGTCAAAGCTTCCGGCGGTATCCATAACGAAGAAGAAGCAATGGCAATGATCGAAGCTGGTGCTACAAGAATCGGAACAAGCGCAGGAGTAGCAATCGTATCTGGTTCAACTGGTGAAGGCTATTAA
- a CDS encoding cytidine deaminase encodes MAELKQEWINTAIEALDKAYVPYSHFPVGACLVTESGKIYQGINIENASFGLTNCAERTAFFKAVSEGEKTFTHLVVAGHTPDPISPCGACRQVMAEFCSPDMPVTLVGDNGVTKATTVRALLPYAFTEKDL; translated from the coding sequence ATGGCAGAACTCAAACAAGAATGGATCAACACAGCTATTGAAGCGTTAGATAAAGCCTATGTTCCTTATTCCCATTTTCCGGTAGGCGCTTGTCTCGTAACGGAATCAGGCAAGATTTATCAAGGCATCAACATTGAGAATGCATCATTTGGATTAACGAATTGTGCCGAGCGCACAGCTTTTTTCAAAGCAGTATCTGAAGGAGAAAAAACATTTACGCATCTAGTCGTAGCGGGGCACACCCCCGATCCTATCTCTCCTTGTGGTGCATGTCGACAAGTAATGGCAGAATTCTGTTCCCCTGATATGCCGGTTACGCTAGTAGGAGACAATGGTGTGACGAAGGCAACGACCGTTCGTGCACTGCTGCCTTATGCATTTACTGAAAAAGATCTATAA
- a CDS encoding class I SAM-dependent methyltransferase, with amino-acid sequence MTNHYYSERPDTAHDFEQWAFELKGRTFQFVTDSGVFSRETVDYGSRVLIDAFDWEELPDEGKILDVGCGYGPIGLALAFATQRFVEMVDINERAVSLAQGNAKRNQIEHVDIHQSNIYEAVHEETYAAIVSNPPIRAGKKVVHEILTGAYPRLKKGGTLTIVIQKKQGAPSAQKKMEETFGNAEIVTKDKGYYIIKSVKE; translated from the coding sequence ATGACAAATCATTACTATTCTGAACGCCCAGATACGGCGCACGATTTTGAACAATGGGCTTTTGAGTTAAAAGGCAGAACCTTTCAATTTGTAACAGATTCTGGTGTATTTTCACGTGAAACAGTGGATTATGGTTCACGTGTCCTGATTGATGCTTTCGATTGGGAAGAGTTACCTGATGAAGGAAAGATCTTAGATGTGGGATGCGGGTATGGACCGATTGGGTTAGCTTTGGCATTTGCGACACAGCGGTTTGTTGAAATGGTCGACATTAATGAACGAGCGGTAAGTCTAGCGCAAGGAAACGCAAAGCGTAACCAAATCGAACATGTTGATATCCATCAATCGAATATCTATGAAGCAGTTCATGAAGAAACCTATGCAGCTATCGTAAGCAATCCGCCGATCCGTGCTGGAAAAAAAGTTGTACATGAAATTTTGACAGGCGCATATCCTCGGTTGAAGAAGGGCGGTACACTGACAATTGTGATCCAGAAGAAACAAGGAGCGCCGAGTGCGCAAAAGAAAATGGAAGAAACATTTGGTAATGCAGAAATCGTCACAAAAGATAAAGGATATTATATCATCAAAAGTGTGAAAGAATAA
- the coaA gene encoding type I pantothenate kinase translates to MNDPMNYYRVAREEWREFYRNGQAPLTQDELDNIKSLNDRISMQDVRDIYVPLAHLIYLYMKEFESLFLSKGLFLHKYVEVPPFIIGIAGSVAVGKSTTARLLQTILSRTFKRRNVQLITTDGFLYPNRILKERGIMDRKGFPESYDMEMLIDFLNRVKSGQEEIKVPVYSHDVYDIIPDKYELIQQPDILIVEGINTLQLPANQQIYVSDFFDFSVYVDADPVLIEKWYLDRFGALLDTAFQNPENYYYRFAIGDREEAFKMAKDVWKNVNLKNLQEYILPTRGRADIILHKTENHIIDSIFMRKY, encoded by the coding sequence ATGAATGATCCAATGAACTACTACCGTGTGGCAAGAGAAGAATGGCGAGAATTTTATCGTAATGGGCAAGCACCTTTGACACAAGATGAACTAGATAATATCAAAAGTTTGAATGACCGCATTTCCATGCAGGATGTTCGAGATATCTATGTACCTCTTGCTCATCTGATTTATCTTTATATGAAAGAATTTGAATCTTTGTTCTTGAGTAAAGGTTTATTTCTTCATAAATACGTAGAAGTACCGCCTTTTATTATCGGGATCGCCGGAAGTGTAGCCGTTGGAAAAAGTACAACAGCCAGACTGCTGCAGACGATTTTGTCTCGTACCTTCAAACGAAGAAACGTTCAGCTGATCACGACTGACGGATTTCTTTATCCAAATCGTATATTAAAAGAGCGTGGAATCATGGACCGTAAAGGATTTCCTGAAAGTTATGATATGGAGATGCTGATCGATTTCTTGAACCGTGTAAAATCTGGTCAGGAAGAGATAAAAGTACCTGTTTACTCACATGATGTGTATGATATCATTCCAGACAAGTACGAATTGATCCAGCAGCCTGATATCTTGATCGTTGAGGGGATCAATACGCTTCAATTACCTGCGAATCAGCAAATCTACGTCAGCGACTTTTTTGATTTTTCTGTCTATGTCGATGCCGATCCCGTGCTGATCGAAAAATGGTATTTGGATCGTTTTGGTGCGTTACTGGATACGGCTTTCCAAAATCCAGAGAATTATTATTATCGTTTTGCTATCGGAGATCGTGAAGAAGCCTTTAAAATGGCAAAAGATGTATGGAAAAATGTGAATTTGAAAAATTTACAGGAATATATCTTGCCTACACGAGGAAGAGCCGATATAATTCTCCATAAAACTGAAAATCATATCATCGATTCGATTTTCATGCGAAAATATTAG
- a CDS encoding IS30 family transposase gives MTYTHLTTDELVIIESYFKMNQSVAKTAHCLNRSRQTIHKVYLFFKQGKSALEYYQQYKKNKSNCGRRPLVLPEEQSEYIQRKVVQGWTPDVIVGRAAFPISCSARTIYRMFKKGLFDSSDLPMKGKRKPNGHQERRGKQTFRRSIHEREKDYSQFSNEFGHLEGDTIVGLKHKSAVITLVERLSKVIITLKPCGRQAIDIEKKLNQWFESVPKNLFKSITFDCGKEFSNWKQISNVNDIAIYFADPGTPSQRGLNENSNGLLRRDGLLKSMDFNSVDEFFIQSVASKRNNIPRKSLDYRTPLEVFLSYVSIDDLSNLI, from the coding sequence ATGACCTATACCCATCTTACAACGGATGAACTTGTAATAATAGAGTCTTATTTCAAAATGAATCAATCTGTTGCTAAAACTGCCCATTGCTTGAATCGTTCAAGACAAACGATCCATAAAGTATATCTGTTCTTCAAGCAAGGAAAATCAGCCTTAGAATATTATCAACAGTATAAGAAAAACAAATCAAACTGTGGTAGACGTCCGCTTGTTTTACCCGAGGAACAATCAGAATATATTCAAAGAAAGGTTGTTCAAGGATGGACACCCGATGTGATTGTTGGTCGTGCAGCGTTTCCTATTAGTTGTTCTGCTCGTACCATTTATCGTATGTTCAAAAAGGGGCTATTTGATTCTTCTGACTTACCGATGAAAGGCAAGCGTAAACCGAATGGACATCAAGAAAGACGTGGAAAACAAACTTTCCGCCGCTCTATTCATGAACGTGAAAAGGATTATAGCCAATTCTCAAATGAGTTTGGTCACCTTGAAGGTGACACTATCGTAGGTCTGAAACATAAAAGTGCTGTAATTACCTTAGTTGAACGATTATCAAAAGTTATCATCACATTGAAACCGTGTGGTAGACAAGCGATTGATATTGAAAAAAAATTAAATCAATGGTTTGAATCTGTACCGAAAAACCTATTCAAATCCATCACTTTTGATTGTGGAAAGGAATTTTCAAATTGGAAACAGATCAGTAATGTCAATGATATTGCCATTTATTTCGCTGATCCAGGAACGCCGTCTCAAAGAGGCCTAAACGAGAATTCTAACGGATTGTTACGTAGAGATGGTTTATTGAAATCTATGGATTTCAATTCAGTAGATGAATTTTTTATTCAATCTGTCGCATCTAAACGAAATAATATTCCTAGAAAATCACTGGATTATCGAACACCTTTGGAAGTATTTTTGAGTTACGTAAGTATTGATGATCTGTCTAACTTAATTTGA
- a CDS encoding BMP family lipoprotein produces MKKAKLFGLGAVALAAGLFLGACGNNGSTDSSGGKSSSDTTTAALITDTGGVDDRSFNQSAWEGLEKWGKDQGLSRGNDGFQYFQSSNESDYIPNIDQALNAGFKTIFGIGYKLKPAIQEQATNNTGTNFVIIDDVIDGLDNVVSATFKDNEASYLAGVAAAYTTETNVVGFIGGVKGEVIDRFDAGFKAGVDAGAKELGKEIKVLNQYAGDFSAPDKGRSIAQGMYAQNADIIFHASGGTGNGVFQEAKSLNESGDKKVWVIGVDRDQSDEGEYTLNGEKKNFTLTSTLKAVGTVVEDLAQKSADGKFPGGEHTVYGLKEDGVGLTEGQLSDEAKKAVDEAKEKIISGDVKVPETPEEN; encoded by the coding sequence ATGAAAAAAGCAAAATTATTTGGTTTAGGTGCTGTCGCACTAGCAGCAGGGTTATTTTTAGGTGCATGCGGCAACAACGGCTCTACTGATTCATCCGGTGGCAAAAGCTCATCAGACACAACAACTGCAGCATTGATCACAGACACAGGTGGTGTAGACGACCGTTCATTCAACCAGTCAGCTTGGGAAGGACTAGAAAAATGGGGGAAAGATCAAGGACTTTCACGAGGAAATGATGGCTTCCAATATTTCCAATCTTCAAATGAATCAGATTACATCCCAAATATTGACCAAGCATTGAATGCTGGATTCAAAACGATTTTTGGTATTGGTTATAAACTAAAACCAGCGATCCAAGAACAAGCAACAAACAATACAGGTACGAACTTTGTTATTATCGATGATGTCATCGATGGATTAGATAACGTTGTATCTGCAACTTTCAAAGACAACGAAGCTTCTTATCTTGCAGGTGTTGCAGCAGCTTATACGACTGAAACAAACGTAGTCGGCTTTATCGGCGGTGTAAAAGGTGAAGTAATCGATCGTTTTGATGCTGGATTCAAAGCCGGTGTTGATGCAGGTGCGAAAGAATTAGGAAAAGAAATCAAAGTATTGAATCAATATGCTGGTGACTTCTCTGCTCCAGATAAAGGACGTTCAATTGCTCAAGGTATGTATGCACAAAACGCAGATATCATCTTCCATGCTTCAGGCGGTACAGGTAACGGTGTATTCCAAGAAGCAAAATCATTGAACGAATCAGGCGACAAAAAAGTTTGGGTTATCGGTGTTGACCGCGACCAATCAGACGAAGGCGAATACACATTAAACGGCGAAAAGAAAAACTTCACATTGACATCTACACTGAAAGCAGTTGGAACAGTAGTAGAAGATTTGGCACAAAAATCAGCGGACGGTAAATTCCCTGGCGGCGAACACACTGTTTATGGATTGAAAGAAGACGGTGTTGGTCTAACAGAAGGACAACTTTCTGACGAAGCGAAAAAAGCAGTTGATGAAGCAAAAGAAAAAATCATTTCAGGTGACGTAAAAGTTCCAGAAACTCCTGAAGAAAACTAA
- the guaA gene encoding glutamine-hydrolyzing GMP synthase: MTNVADMTNVEKIIVLDYGSQYNQLITRRIRDLGVFSELLSHRITAEEVKAMNPKGIILSGGPNSVYDENAFGIDPEIFNLGIPVLGICYGMQLITYKLGGSVEPAKNREYGKALLEVTSDQAVLFKETPKQQTVWMSHGDLVTKVPEGFETVGTSKDCPIASIQDTTRNFYGIQFHAEVRHSEYGIELLRHFAFDVCHCEGNWTMDNFIDMQVEKIREQVGDKKVLLGLSGGVDSSVVGVLLQKAIGDQLTSIFVDHGLLRKGEAEQVMESLGGKFGLNIIKVDARDRFLDKLKGVSDPEQKRKIIGNEFVYVFDDEATKLAGEEGVSFLAQGTLYTDVIESGTETAQTIKSHHNVGGLPEDMQFELIEPLNTLFKDEVRELGTQLGMPDSIVWRQPFPGPGLGIRVLGEITEDKLEIVRESDAILREEIAAAGLDRDIWQYFTVLPGIRSVGVMGDGRTYDYTVGIRAVTSIDGMTADFARIPWEVLQKISVRIVNEVAHVNRIVYDITSKPPATVEWE; this comes from the coding sequence TTGACAAACGTTGCCGATATGACGAACGTTGAAAAGATTATCGTATTAGACTACGGTAGTCAGTATAACCAATTGATCACAAGACGTATTCGTGATCTTGGAGTCTTTTCCGAATTATTGAGCCACCGCATTACTGCAGAAGAAGTAAAAGCGATGAATCCAAAGGGAATCATTCTTTCTGGCGGACCAAACAGTGTATATGATGAGAATGCATTTGGGATCGATCCTGAGATCTTCAATTTAGGTATTCCTGTATTAGGGATTTGCTATGGTATGCAATTGATCACGTACAAACTTGGCGGTTCCGTAGAGCCTGCTAAAAACCGCGAATATGGGAAAGCCTTGTTAGAAGTAACAAGCGATCAAGCTGTCTTGTTTAAAGAAACACCAAAACAACAAACAGTATGGATGAGCCATGGTGACTTGGTAACTAAAGTTCCTGAAGGCTTTGAAACAGTCGGAACAAGCAAAGATTGTCCGATTGCTTCTATCCAAGACACAACACGTAATTTTTATGGTATCCAATTCCATGCAGAAGTACGTCATTCCGAATACGGAATCGAATTGCTGCGCCACTTTGCCTTTGATGTTTGTCACTGTGAAGGTAACTGGACAATGGATAACTTTATCGATATGCAAGTAGAAAAAATCCGTGAACAAGTTGGTGACAAAAAAGTCTTGCTTGGTCTTTCAGGTGGCGTTGATTCTAGTGTCGTTGGGGTTCTTTTACAAAAAGCGATCGGTGACCAATTGACATCTATCTTTGTTGACCACGGTCTGCTACGCAAAGGCGAAGCGGAACAAGTAATGGAAAGTCTAGGCGGAAAATTCGGCTTGAACATCATCAAAGTCGATGCAAGAGATCGCTTCTTAGACAAGTTGAAAGGTGTATCTGACCCAGAACAAAAACGTAAAATCATTGGGAATGAATTCGTATATGTTTTTGATGACGAAGCAACAAAACTTGCTGGTGAAGAAGGCGTCTCTTTCCTAGCACAAGGAACGTTGTATACTGACGTTATCGAATCTGGTACAGAAACAGCACAGACGATCAAATCTCACCATAATGTAGGTGGACTGCCAGAAGATATGCAATTTGAATTGATCGAACCATTAAACACATTATTCAAAGACGAAGTCCGTGAATTAGGGACTCAGTTAGGCATGCCTGATTCAATCGTTTGGCGTCAGCCATTCCCTGGTCCTGGTCTTGGTATTCGTGTTCTTGGCGAAATCACTGAAGACAAGCTAGAAATCGTACGCGAATCTGATGCTATCTTGCGTGAAGAAATCGCAGCTGCTGGACTTGACCGTGATATCTGGCAATATTTCACTGTTCTTCCAGGGATCCGCTCTGTCGGTGTTATGGGTGACGGACGTACTTACGACTACACAGTCGGTATCCGTGCTGTAACTTCAATCGACGGAATGACCGCTGACTTTGCCCGTATCCCATGGGAAGTCTTGCAAAAAATCTCTGTACGTATCGTAAACGAAGTAGCCCACGTCAACCGTATCGTGTATGACATCACTTCTAAACCACCAGCAACAGTGGAGTGGGAATAA
- a CDS encoding pyrimidine-nucleoside phosphorylase, which yields MRMVDLIEKKRDGNELSKEEIEYIVTNYTNGKIPDYQVSALLMAIFYQDMTNEEITNLTLAIANSGDVIDLSSLEGIKVDKHSTGGVGDTTTLILAPLVASVGVTVAKMSGRGLGYTGGTLDKLEAIPGFQIELSDEEFVRIVNESKVAVIGQSGNLAPADKKLYALRDVTATVDSLPLIASSIMSKKIAAGADAIVLDVTTGDGAFMKNIEDARRLAKTMTSIGKLANRETVAVISDMSEPLGEAIGNSLEVVEAIETLQGNGPEDLVEMCYALGSQMVVLAGKAKTTDEARTLLQEALESGKALAKFKEMIQNQGGDPAIVEHPERILTARYTMELPAKQSGVVSKIVANELGIAAMMLGAGRKTKEEDIDHAVGLKLHKKIGDTVTKGESLLTIYSNDEEITSVIELLYKNIEIGESAMKPTLIHDIITE from the coding sequence ATGCGAATGGTGGATCTGATTGAAAAAAAGAGGGATGGAAACGAGCTGTCGAAAGAGGAAATCGAGTACATCGTCACGAACTATACGAATGGAAAGATTCCAGATTATCAAGTCAGTGCATTATTGATGGCAATTTTTTATCAAGACATGACAAATGAAGAAATCACGAACTTAACATTGGCGATTGCTAATTCTGGTGATGTCATCGATTTGAGTTCTCTTGAAGGAATAAAGGTAGATAAGCATTCGACAGGTGGCGTTGGTGACACGACCACATTGATTTTAGCCCCCCTAGTAGCTAGTGTCGGAGTGACAGTGGCTAAAATGTCTGGACGCGGTCTAGGTTACACAGGTGGTACACTAGACAAGCTAGAAGCAATTCCCGGATTTCAGATCGAGCTTTCGGATGAAGAATTTGTACGCATTGTTAATGAAAGTAAAGTAGCGGTAATTGGTCAATCAGGAAACTTGGCACCGGCGGACAAAAAATTGTATGCCTTGCGTGACGTCACAGCGACCGTTGATTCTCTTCCGCTGATTGCCAGTTCGATTATGAGTAAAAAAATCGCGGCAGGAGCAGATGCAATCGTTTTGGATGTGACCACTGGAGACGGTGCTTTCATGAAGAACATCGAAGATGCAAGACGTCTGGCAAAGACCATGACGAGCATTGGGAAACTGGCTAACCGAGAAACAGTGGCGGTTATCTCAGATATGTCAGAACCTCTTGGCGAAGCTATCGGAAATAGTCTAGAAGTTGTCGAGGCAATCGAAACATTACAAGGAAATGGTCCAGAAGATCTAGTAGAAATGTGCTACGCCTTAGGAAGCCAAATGGTTGTTCTTGCTGGCAAAGCTAAGACAACCGATGAAGCAAGAACGTTGCTTCAAGAAGCTCTGGAATCAGGTAAAGCGTTAGCAAAATTCAAAGAAATGATCCAAAATCAAGGGGGAGACCCAGCGATCGTGGAACATCCAGAACGAATTTTGACTGCACGCTACACAATGGAGCTTCCTGCTAAACAAAGCGGAGTTGTGTCAAAAATCGTGGCAAATGAATTAGGAATTGCTGCAATGATGCTAGGTGCTGGGCGTAAAACCAAAGAAGAAGATATTGATCACGCTGTTGGATTGAAACTGCATAAAAAAATTGGTGACACTGTGACAAAAGGTGAGTCACTATTGACGATCTATAGTAACGACGAAGAAATCACTTCTGTCATTGAATTATTATATAAAAATATTGAAATTGGTGAATCGGCAATGAAGCCAACGTTGATTCATGACATCATCACAGAATAA
- a CDS encoding LacI family DNA-binding transcriptional regulator: protein MKLTIRDIAEMAGVSVTTVSQILNNKGSRFSDKTRKKVLSIVNEHHYKPDYFASNVINRHSKTIGMIVPDVTDFFFSKLIEGVESYLNPLGYVIMLCNSRHSQENEIKYLQELSHRSVDGILLATPNILPEKYALDSGFYQKMPIILIDRGLNRRDNGRLIVKEYEGAYQAVSLFIENGHTKIGMLKETTGYYQLEERFNGYRHALKDHGLPFNGKFVEHGELTVQGGYTASKKLLKHKDITVIFCGNDAMAIGCYQAIDELGKKIPEDISVIGFDGLKLSEYMIPQLTTVQQPSFDIGFYAARFLIDTIEFPQRKVPNKVFETKLIIRESVKVLTKG, encoded by the coding sequence ATGAAGCTGACCATCAGAGATATCGCAGAAATGGCAGGCGTATCAGTAACAACTGTCTCACAGATTTTGAATAACAAAGGAAGCAGATTTAGTGATAAGACAAGAAAAAAAGTGTTGTCGATCGTGAATGAACATCATTATAAGCCCGATTATTTCGCTTCAAATGTGATCAATCGACATTCAAAGACCATCGGAATGATCGTCCCTGATGTCACTGATTTCTTCTTCTCCAAACTGATCGAAGGTGTAGAGAGCTATTTGAATCCTTTGGGCTATGTGATCATGTTATGCAATTCTCGTCATAGCCAAGAAAATGAGATCAAGTATTTACAAGAGCTTTCCCACCGCTCAGTGGACGGAATCTTGCTGGCCACACCAAATATTTTACCTGAGAAATATGCATTAGACAGCGGTTTTTATCAAAAAATGCCAATCATTTTAATCGATCGCGGATTGAATCGTCGGGATAACGGACGGCTTATCGTAAAGGAATATGAGGGCGCCTATCAAGCTGTTTCGCTGTTTATTGAAAATGGCCATACGAAGATCGGCATGCTGAAGGAAACCACTGGATACTATCAATTAGAAGAACGTTTCAACGGATATCGTCATGCGCTGAAAGATCATGGCCTGCCTTTTAATGGGAAATTTGTTGAACATGGAGAGTTGACTGTCCAAGGTGGATATACTGCATCAAAAAAATTACTCAAACATAAAGATATCACGGTTATTTTTTGCGGGAATGATGCCATGGCGATCGGATGCTATCAGGCGATCGATGAATTGGGCAAAAAAATCCCAGAAGATATCTCAGTCATAGGATTCGATGGATTAAAGCTGTCAGAATACATGATTCCGCAATTGACGACAGTGCAGCAGCCAAGTTTTGATATTGGATTTTATGCTGCACGTTTCCTGATCGATACGATCGAATTTCCTCAAAGAAAAGTTCCGAACAAAGTGTTCGAAACAAAATTAATTATTCGTGAGAGCGTAAAAGTATTGACAAAGGGCTAA
- a CDS encoding ABC transporter ATP-binding protein: MVQENIVIEMQNITKEFGTFKANDNINLQVKAGEIHALLGENGAGKSTLMNVLSGLLEPTSGKILMRGKEVKITSPTKANQLGIGMVHQHFMLVDAFTVTENIVLGSEPSRAGMLDHKKARKEIQKVSEQYGLSVNPDAYVRDISVGMEQRVEILKTLYRGADVLIFDEPTAVLTPQEIDELIVIMKELVKEGKSIILITHKLDEIKAVADRCTVIRRGKGIGTVNVKDVTSQQLADMMVGRTVSFKTMKKEAKPQEVVLSIENLVVKENRGLEAVKNLNLEVRAGEVLGIAGIDGNGQSELIQALTGLRKAESGHIKLKGEDITNKKPRKITEHGVGHVPEDRHKYGLVLDMTLSENIALQTYHQKPYSKNGMLNYSVMNEHARELIEEYDVRTTNELVPAKALSGGNQQKAIIAREVDRDPDLLIVANPTRGLDVGAIEFIHKRLIEQRDKYKAVLLISFELEEILNVSDRIAVIHEGEIVGIVDPKETSENELGLLMAGYTLEEARKELEKGAGAHE; this comes from the coding sequence GTGGTTCAAGAAAATATTGTCATAGAAATGCAGAATATTACCAAAGAATTTGGAACATTCAAGGCAAATGACAACATCAATTTACAAGTAAAGGCAGGAGAAATTCATGCGTTGCTTGGAGAAAACGGTGCTGGCAAATCTACATTGATGAACGTGCTTTCCGGATTATTAGAGCCGACATCAGGGAAAATTTTGATGCGTGGGAAAGAAGTAAAGATCACAAGTCCGACCAAAGCCAACCAATTAGGGATTGGGATGGTCCATCAGCACTTTATGCTTGTTGATGCCTTTACTGTAACAGAAAACATCGTGTTGGGAAGCGAGCCTAGTCGCGCAGGGATGCTTGACCATAAAAAAGCACGAAAAGAGATCCAAAAAGTTTCTGAACAGTATGGATTGTCAGTCAACCCAGATGCTTACGTTCGTGATATTTCAGTTGGAATGGAACAACGGGTAGAAATTTTAAAAACACTTTACCGAGGAGCAGATGTACTGATTTTTGATGAGCCGACAGCTGTATTGACCCCTCAAGAAATTGATGAATTAATCGTGATCATGAAGGAATTAGTCAAAGAAGGCAAGTCGATCATTTTGATTACGCATAAGTTAGATGAAATCAAAGCAGTAGCTGACCGCTGTACAGTTATCCGCCGTGGAAAAGGAATCGGTACAGTCAACGTTAAAGACGTAACCTCACAACAATTAGCCGATATGATGGTTGGAAGAACGGTTTCATTCAAAACGATGAAAAAAGAAGCGAAGCCTCAAGAAGTCGTTTTGTCTATTGAAAATCTAGTGGTGAAAGAAAATCGTGGATTAGAAGCCGTGAAAAACTTGAACTTAGAGGTTCGTGCTGGCGAAGTACTTGGTATCGCTGGAATCGATGGAAACGGGCAGTCGGAGTTGATCCAAGCTTTGACTGGTTTGCGAAAGGCAGAAAGCGGACATATCAAGCTAAAAGGGGAAGACATCACTAATAAAAAACCCCGAAAAATCACTGAACATGGTGTAGGACACGTGCCAGAAGACCGTCATAAATACGGGTTAGTCCTAGATATGACATTATCTGAAAATATCGCACTACAAACCTATCATCAAAAACCTTACAGTAAAAACGGCATGCTGAATTATTCAGTAATGAATGAACATGCCAGAGAATTGATCGAAGAATATGATGTTCGAACAACGAATGAACTTGTTCCCGCAAAAGCTTTATCAGGCGGAAATCAGCAAAAAGCAATTATCGCTCGTGAAGTCGACCGAGATCCTGATCTGTTGATTGTTGCAAATCCAACTCGTGGACTGGATGTAGGTGCGATCGAATTTATTCATAAACGTCTGATCGAACAAAGGGACAAATACAAAGCAGTGTTACTGATCAGTTTCGAATTAGAAGAAATTTTAAATGTTTCGGATCGTATTGCTGTTATCCATGAAGGAGAAATTGTCGGTATCGTTGATCCGAAAGAAACATCTGAAAATGAATTAGGTCTATTGATGGCGGGCTATACCTTAGAAGAAGCACGAAAAGAGTTAGAAAAGGGGGCTGGCGCACATGAATGA